The Amycolatopsis sp. NBC_01480 genome segment ACGAGGAACTGCGGACGTTGGCCCCGGTGCTGGCCATCGCCGAAGAGGACCCGGACGAGTCGGACGTTTCACGAAGCTACGCATGAAGGCGGGCCGCTCCGGCGCGCGTTGACTCACGGTGAAGAGGAATCCTTGATGTCGCAGGCGATCGGCTGGAACAACTTCGTCGACACCGAAGCGGAGGCGGAGCGCCGGCGGCTGCTCCTGCTGGAGCGGATCTTCGACCCGTTCAGCCTCCGGCAGCTCGACGACCTCGGGGTCCAGCCAGGCTGGCAGTGCCTGGAAGTCGGCGCCGGCGCGGGTTCGGTGGCCCGGCGGATGGCCGAGCTGGCCGGGCCCGAGAACGTGGTGGCGACGGACCTGAGCCTCAAGTTCCTCGGCCCGCTGGCCGATCTCGGCGTGACGGTGCTGCACCACGACGTCACCACCGATGACGCGCCCGGCGAGTTCGACCTCATCCACACCCGCTTCGTGCTCGACCACCTGCCCTCGCGGGAAGCGGTGATCAAGCGGATGGCGTCGTGGCTCAAGCCCGGCGGGTGGCTGCTGCTCGAGATCGGCACGACGATGCCCGAACTGGCCTCGCACCCGGCGACCCGCCGGTCCATGGCGGTGCTGACGCAGGTCATGACCGAGCGCGTCGGGACGGCCGCGGACTGGGCCCGCACGCTGCCGATCCCGCTGGAGGCGGCCGGGCTGGCCGACTGCTCGGCGGAGGGGTCGATCGTGCCGGCCCGCGGCGGCCAGGATCTGGCGCACTGGCTGATGAACACCACCAAACTGGTCGAGCAGCACGCGCTGGACACCGGCCTGATCACCCGCGAGGAACTCGACGAGGCGTTCGCGATGTACCAGACGCCGTCCTTTGTGGACTACACCTGGATGACCGTGGCGGCCCGCGGGCGCCGGGACTGAGCCGGGTCCGACGCCGTCAAGGACTCTTTACCGGCGTCGGACGCGGGCAAGGACTCCTTGACGGTCACCGCGCCGGGGTCAGGCGCACCGGCAGATGCCGGACGCCCCAGGTGAAGTTCGACGCGGTGTAATCCGGTTCCCCGGTCTGCTCGATCGAGTCGACCCCGGCGACGAGTTCCTCGAGGAAGACCGAAAGCTCCAGCCGCGCGAGGCGGGCGCCGAGGCACTGGTGCCGTCCGCCGCCGAACGAGAGGTGCTTGTTCGGGGTGCGGGCCAGGTCGAACCGTTCCGGGTCGGTGAAGACGGCCTCGTCGCGGTTGGCCGAGACGTTCCAGACCGTCACGCGGTCGCCTTCGGCGATGTCGGTGCCGGCGATCCGGGCGGGCCGGGTGGCGGTGCGCAGGACGTGCACGCCCGGCGTGGTCCACCGGAGCACCTCCTCGATCGCGGTCGGCAGGATCGAGCGGCCCTCGGTGCGTAGTTTTTCCCACTGGGACGGGTTTTCCAGCAGCGCGAGCACCGCGCCGCCGGCGGAGTAGCGGGTGGTCTCGTTGCCGCCGGCGAGCACGCCGTTGCAGTTGACGACGATCTCCTCGTCCGAGAGCAGCCGCGTCTCACCCGGCACCGAAGTGGCCCGCCGGTCGTGCGCGATGCGGCTGACGAAGTCGTCGCCCGGGGACGCGCGCCGCTCGGTCACCAGTTCCGAGAAATACAGGAAGATCTCGGCGTGCGCGGCCAGCCGGCTCTGCTCGTCCTCGCCCTCGAAGGCGGCGTTCATCGTGCCGCCCAGCCAGTCCCACTCCTCGCGCGGGACGCCCATCAGCGCGCAGACGACCCGGGTCGGGACCCGTCGCGCCAGGTCGACGATGTCGATTTCCCGGTCCCGCAGCGCCTCGGCCAGCAGCTCCCGCACCACCCGCCGGATCAGGTCCTCGGCGTGCGGGATCTCGGCCGGCGAGAAACCCTTGGCCAGCACGCGTTTGAGCTGCGAGTGGTCCGGCGGGTCCGAGACGATCAGCATCCGCTGGGTCACCGCGGCCACCGCCGCCGGGTTGGTCTCCAGGCGCATCCCGTTGCGGGAGCTGAAGGTCTCCCAGTCGTGGTAGACGCCGAGCGCGTCCTCGTACCGGGTCACCGCCCAGAAGCCCGGGCCGTCGAGCTCGGGGTGCCAGTGCACCGGGTCGTTTTCGCGCAGCCAGGCCAGGTCCTGCCAGAAGCCGGTGCCGGAAAACGCCTTCTGGTCGGTGAGGTCGATCAGCACGAGGCACCCCCGGCGGTCAGCAGCTTCGCCAGCAGCGGCAGGGTCGTGCCGGCCAGCTCGGTGCCGAACATGTGGCCGCCGTCGAACTGCCGGCGGTGGAATTCCTTGGCGGTGTAAGAACTCCACTCGTCCAGTGACGCCGACGTGACCAGCTTGTCGGTGTCGCCGCCCCACACGTGGACGGCCGAGTCCAGCCGGGTTTCGGCGGGCAGGACGAAGGTCGAGGCCAGCGCACCGTCCTTGCGCATGATGCCGAGGGTGTACTCCCGGGCGTCCTCGTCCAGCGCCTTGACTTCCGCGGGGCTGTTGTCCAGCAGCTTCTGGATGACGGCGTCGCTGCCGTACCGGTCGCTGTTGCCGGCCCAGGTGTGCGGCGGGTCGCTGGCCGCGATCACCAGCGCGGCCGGTGGCCGTCCGCGTTCGCCCAGCCGGCGCGCGACCTCGTAGCCCAGCAGGCCGCCGAAGCTCTCCCCGAACACGATCAGCGGGGCCGTGGGCGAGACCAGCCCGGCGACCTCGGCCGCCACGGCTTCGGCCGCTTCGGCCATTGTGGACGGATGCTCCTCGCGCCAGCGGTTCTCCCGCCCGGGAAGCTGGACGCCGACCACGGAAACTTCGTCGCCGAGCCGGTCCTGCCAGGAGCGGTAACGGCCGCAGCCGGCACCGCCGTGAGCCAGACACAGCAGCGTCGGACGCTGGGCGGGCTCGGGGTGCCAGGCAACCAGCCACGACGCCGGGCGCACGCTCTCGGTCTTCGGCTCTGTTCGCCGGTCCAGTTCGCGCGCGAGCATGGCTGGGGTCGGGTTGGCCAGCAGGACGGTGATGGAGAACCGGACGCCGGGGGACCGGCGCAGCGCCGCCACGGCTCTCGCCGCGAGCAGGGAATGGCCACCCAGCTCGAAAAAGTCGGCGTCGACGTCGGTGACCGGGCGCTCCAGCAGCTCGCTCCAGGCCGCGCACACCTCCATTTCCCTGGGGGTACTCGGCGCTCGTCCGGTCGACGCGTGCGCTTCGGCGGACGCCCGGCTCAGCGCAGCCCGGTCCACCTTGCCGTTGGCCGTGGCGGGCAGCGTGGACACGAAGTCGACCACGGCGGGGACCAGGTGCTCGGGCAGCTTGGCGCGGCAGTGTTCCCGGACCATCGCGGCGCCGGCGGTGAGGTCGTGCCCG includes the following:
- a CDS encoding class I SAM-dependent methyltransferase, with amino-acid sequence MSQAIGWNNFVDTEAEAERRRLLLLERIFDPFSLRQLDDLGVQPGWQCLEVGAGAGSVARRMAELAGPENVVATDLSLKFLGPLADLGVTVLHHDVTTDDAPGEFDLIHTRFVLDHLPSREAVIKRMASWLKPGGWLLLEIGTTMPELASHPATRRSMAVLTQVMTERVGTAADWARTLPIPLEAAGLADCSAEGSIVPARGGQDLAHWLMNTTKLVEQHALDTGLITREELDEAFAMYQTPSFVDYTWMTVAARGRRD
- a CDS encoding cytochrome P450, which encodes MLIDLTDQKAFSGTGFWQDLAWLRENDPVHWHPELDGPGFWAVTRYEDALGVYHDWETFSSRNGMRLETNPAAVAAVTQRMLIVSDPPDHSQLKRVLAKGFSPAEIPHAEDLIRRVVRELLAEALRDREIDIVDLARRVPTRVVCALMGVPREEWDWLGGTMNAAFEGEDEQSRLAAHAEIFLYFSELVTERRASPGDDFVSRIAHDRRATSVPGETRLLSDEEIVVNCNGVLAGGNETTRYSAGGAVLALLENPSQWEKLRTEGRSILPTAIEEVLRWTTPGVHVLRTATRPARIAGTDIAEGDRVTVWNVSANRDEAVFTDPERFDLARTPNKHLSFGGGRHQCLGARLARLELSVFLEELVAGVDSIEQTGEPDYTASNFTWGVRHLPVRLTPAR